Proteins encoded in a region of the Panicum hallii strain FIL2 chromosome 3, PHallii_v3.1, whole genome shotgun sequence genome:
- the LOC112884257 gene encoding protein NRT1/ PTR FAMILY 4.3-like yields the protein MALEGLVDWKGQPVNPKRHGGMKATMFIHFLVVMTNIGNIPMLLNVVSYLHGTMHMGIADASTTATNLYGAICVFTLFGAFISDSYIKRFYTILIFAPIEILGYMLLACQAHFPSLHPPPCDITNHPDECTAVSGRNLGLLTLGLWVIPLGEGAVRVCAAALGGDQFDGGDPRELRGKISFFNWFAFCISLGGLVGLVFVVWVQNNEGWDLGFVLSALAALLGAVVLLAGLPFYRHQEPTGSPLTRILQVFVSAFRKRNLPVPDNLMEMHHAAEGTCTSIEVLERTSGFKFLDKAAVDDGDTRRWSLCTVTQVEEAKIILRMLPIFLSSVLGYLPIPLLLTFSVQQGGTMDTRLGGTSIPPASLFVIPVVFQMVILVAYDRAAVPRLRRATGYAGGITPLQRIGAGFASSVVALAAAAAVEARRRGSAAGRMSVFWLTPQFFLLGVMDVTSFVGLLEFFYSEASAGMKSIGGAVFFCVLGAASWLGSSLIRVVNRATARRGGWLGGASLDAGRLDLFYWLLALFGLVSLALYVFCAWSYTYRHDPRMQSTEDDRVSPAAMKQAAV from the exons ATGGCTTTGGAAGGCCTTGTAGACTGGAAGGGACAGCCGGTTAACCCAAAGCGGCATGGTGGGATGAAAGCCACCATGTTCATCCACT TCCTTGTTGTGATGACAAACATTGGAAACATCCCGATGCTGTTGAACGTCGTGAGCTACTTGCATGGCACGATGCACATGGGCATCGCCGacgcctccaccaccgccaccaacTTGTATGGAGCAATCTGCGTCTTCACCTTGTTTGGTGCTTTCATCTCCGACTCCTACATCAAACGCTTCTACACCATCCTCATCTTCGCCCCCATCGAGATTTTG GGTTACATGCTGCTAGCATGCCAAGCACACTTCCCGTCGCTGCACCCGCCGCCGTGCGACATCACCAACCACCCCGACGAGTGCACGGCGGTGAGCGGCCGGAACCTGGGCCTGCTGACCCTGGGCCTGTGGGTGATCCCGCTGGGCGAGGGCGCGGTGCGCGTgtgcgcggcggcgctgggcggcgaCCAGTTCGACGGCGGCGACCCGCGGGAGCTCCGCGGCAAGATCAGCTTCTTCAACTGGTTCGCCTTCTGCATCTCGCTGGGCGGCCTCGTGGGGCTCGTCTTCGTGGTGTGGGTGCAGAACAACGAGGGCTGGGACCTCGGCTTCGTGCTCTCCGCGCTCGCGGCGCTCCTCGGCGCCGTCGTCCTCCTCGCCGGCCTGCCGTTCTACCGGCACCAGGAGCCCACGGGGAGCCCCCTCACCAGAATCCTTCAG GTTTTTGTGTCTGCTTTTCGGAAGAGGAATCTTCCAGTGCCTGATAATTTGATGGAGATGCATCATGCTGCTGAAGGAACATGTACAAGCATCGAAGTGCTGGAGAGAACTTCAGGCTTCAA GTTCCTTGACAAGGCTGCCGTGGACGACGGCGACACCCGGCGGTGGTCGCTGTGCACGGTGACGCAGGTGGAGGAGGCCAAGATCATCCTCCGCATGCTGCCCATCTTCCTCAGCTCCGTCCTGGGCTACCTCCCGATCCCGCTGCTCCTCACCTTCTCCGTGCAGCAGGGCGGGACCATGGACACCCGCCTCGGCGGCACCAGTATCCCGCCGGCGAGCCTGTTCGTGATCCCCGTCGTGTTCCAGATGGTGATCCTGGTGGCGTACGACCGCGCCGCGGTGCCCCGGCTGCGGCGCGCGACGGGCTACGCCGGCGGCATCACGCCCCTGCAGCGCATCGGCGCCGGGTTCGCGTCCAGCGTCGTGGcgctcgccgcggccgccgcggtgGAGGCCCGCCGCAGGGGCTCCGCCGCCGGGAGGATGTCGGTGTTCTGGCTGACGCCGCAGTTCTTCCTGCTGGGCGTGATGGACGTCACCTCCTTCGTGGGCCTGCTCGAGTTCTTCTACAGCGAGGCCTCCGCCGGCATGAAGTCCATCGGCGGCGCCGTGTTCTTCTGCGTCCTCGGCGCCGCGTCGTGGCTCGGGAGCTCCCTCATCCGGGTGGTCAACCGCGCCACCGCTCGCCGCGGCGGGTGGCTGGGCGGCGCCAGCCTCGACGCCGGCCGCCTCGACCTCTTCTACTGGCTGCTCGCGCTCTTCGGGCTCGTATCCTTGGCGCTCTACGTGTTCTGCGCGTGGAGCTACACCTACAGGCACGATCCGAGGATGCAGTCGACGGAGGATGACAGGGTGTCCCCGGCGGCCATGAAGCAAGCTGCCGTCTGA
- the LOC112887576 gene encoding protein NRT1/ PTR FAMILY 4.3-like translates to MALQGLVDWRGRPVNQKRHGGVKASMFIHFLIVMANIANIPMILNLVSYLHGTMHMGVKDASTTSTNFFGAICFFSFLGAFVSDSYIKRFYTILIFAPIEIMGYVLLAFQAHLPSLHPPPCDMINRPNECAPVSGRNLSLLTLGLYLIPVGEGSLRSCAAALGGDQFDGDDPAELHGKISFFNWFAFCISLGGFVGLVFLVWVQDNEGWGLSFALAAIMVLVGTVVVSGGLPFYRHQKPTGSPLARIFQVFVAAFRKRKLSLPENVTEMHVATDSTGTSVEFMQRTSDFKFLDKAAVDDGDTRGRSLCTVTQVEEAKIILRMLPIFLSSVLGNVSIPLLLSLTVQQGGTMDTRLGGTSIPPASLFIVPIVFQMLILVAYDRAALPWLRRATGYAGGVTHLQRVGVGFASSVMALAVAAVVEGCRRRSAASAGAPPMSVFWLTPQFFLLGVMDVTSFVGLLEFFYSEASAGMKSIGGAIVFCILGVASWLGSFLIQVVNHATARQGGGHGWLDGANLNASRLDLFYWLLAVFALVSFFLYLLCAWRYTYRHDPRMQAAVDGDKVSPA, encoded by the exons ATGGCTCTGCAAGGTCTTGTAGACTGGAGGGGACGGCCAGTTAACCAAAAGAGGCATGGTGGAGTGAAAGCCAGCATGTTCATCCATT TTCTTATTGTGATGGCAAACATAGCAAATATACCCATGATATTGAACCTAGTGAGCTACTTGCATGGAACCATGCACATGGGAGTCAAGGacgcctccaccacctccacgaATTTCTTTGGGGCCATATGTTTCTTCTCCTTCCTTGGCGCCTTCGTCTCAGACTCCTACATCAAGCGCTTCTACACAATCCTCATCTTCGCGCCCATCGAGATCATG GGGTACGTGCTCCTAGCATTCCAGGCACACTTGCCGTCGCTGCACCCGCCGCCGTGCGACATGATCAACCGCCCCAACGAGTGCGCGCCGGTGAGCGGTCGGAACCTTAGCTTGCTCACCCTGGGCCTGTATCTGATCCCCGTCGGGGAGGGCTCGCTGCGTTCAtgcgcggcggcgctgggcggcgaCCAGTTCGACGGCGACGACCCCGCGGAGCTGCACGGCAAGATCAGCTTCTTCAACTGGTTCGCCTTCTGCATCTCGCTCGGAGGGTTCGTGGGGCTCGTCTTCTTGGTGTGGGTGCAGGACAACGAGGGCTGGGGCCTCAGCTTCGCGCTCGCGGCGATCATGGTGCTCGTCGGCACGGTCGTCGTCAGCGGCGGCTTGCCATTCTACCGGCACCAGAAACCCACGGGGAGCCCTCTCGCAAGAATCTTTCAG GTTTTTGTAGCTGCCTTTCGTAAGAGGAAGCTATCATTGCCTGAAAATGTGACGGAGATGCATGTCGCCACTGATAGCACAGGCACGAGCGTTGAATTTATGCAAAGAACTTCAGACTTCAA GTTCCTTGACAAGGCGGCGGTGGACGATGGCGACACGCGGGGGCGGTCGCTGTGCACGGTGACGCAGGTGGAGGAGGCCAAGATCATCCTCCGCATGCTGCCCATCTTCCTCAGCTCCGTCCTCGGCAACGTCTCGATCCCGCTGCTCCTCTCCCTCACCGTGCAGCAAGGCGGGACCATGGACACCCGCCTCGGCGGAACCAGCATCCCGCCGGCGAGCCTCTTCATCGTCCCCATCGTCTTCCAGATGCTCATCCTGGTCGCCTACGACCGCGCCGCCCTGCCGTGGCTGCGCCGCGCGACGGGGTACGCCGGAGGCGTCACGCACCTGCAGCGCGTGGGCGTCGGGTTCGCGTCCAGCGTCATGGCGCTAGCCGTGGCCGCCGTGGTGGAGGGCTGCCGCAGGAGGAGCGCGGCGTCCGCGGGCGCCCCGCCGATGTCGGTGTTCTGGCTCACGCCGCAGTTCTTCCTGCTGGGCGTGATGGATGTCACCTCCTTCGTCGGCCTGCTCGAGTTCTTCTACAGCGAGGCCTCCGCCGGCATGAAGTCCATCGGCGGCGCCATCGTCTTCTGCATCCTCGGCGTTGCGTCGTGGCTGGGGAGCTTCCTCATCCAGGTGGTCAACCACGCCACCGCGCGCCAAGGTGGGGGCCATGGCTGGCTCGACGGCGCCAACCTCAACGCCAGCCGCCTCGATCTGTTCTACTGGCTCCTCGCCGTGTTCGCGCTCGTCTCCTTCTTTCTCTACTTGCTCTGCGCATGGAGGTACACCTATAGACATGATCCGAGGATGCAAGCCGCAGTTGATGGTGACAAGGTGTCGCCTGCTTAA
- the LOC112887578 gene encoding uncharacterized protein LOC112887578 isoform X2 yields MDEPQPPPRPPVQLAGAARDAELRLAAALSREEVLRRRRRRLLQLCSLYRAQFWALANELPARHGEYWWHHGASPALDDDPPRARLRPSLPLLKGKGASAGALENGSPVGPLENGCRGAVGPGAAAAGGRAGCAASNCEAKAMPLSQYCFNHILLDPKQQLYQPCAFPTRTSGAPDGEAICGNPVLRGITPLRCADHDPKSPKLIIDALKNVGIDLPLTTCDLFVHDGPTEMGDVPL; encoded by the exons ATGGACGagccccagccgccgccgcgcccgccggtgcagctcgccggcgcggcgcgcgacgcggagctccgcctcgccgcggCGCTGTCCCGTGAGGAGGtcctccgccggcgccggcgccgcctgctGCAGCTCTGCTCCCTCTACCGCGCCCAGTTCTGGGCGCTCGCCAACGAGCTCCCCGCCAGGCACGGCGAGTACTGGTGGCATCACGGCGCCAGCCCCGCGCTCGACGACGACCCCCCGCGCGCCCGGCTCCGGCCGTCCCTGCCGCTGCTGAAAGGGAAGGGGGCCAGTGCTGGAGCGCTGGAGAATGGGAGCCCCGTCGGGCCGCTGGAGAATGGCTGCCGCGGTGCCGTCGGCCCcggcgcggcggctgcgggcgggaGGGCGGGGTGCGCGGCCTCGAATTGCGAGGCCAAGGCGATGCCCCTGTCCCAGTACTGCTTCAATCATATCCTCTTAGACCCCAAGCAGCAGCTCTATCAGCCCTGCGCCTTCCCCACAAGGACAAG TGGCGCGCCAGATGGGGAAGCAATTTGTGGAAACCCTGTTCTGAGAGGCATTACTCCACTACGATGTGCTGACCATGATCCAAAATCTCCGAAACTCATCATAGATGCTTTGAAAAATGTAGGAATTGACCTGCCCTTGACAA CCTGTGATCTCTTTGTACATGATGGCCCTACAGAGATGGGAGATGTTCCATTGTAA
- the LOC112887578 gene encoding uncharacterized protein LOC112887578 isoform X1, producing MDEPQPPPRPPVQLAGAARDAELRLAAALSREEVLRRRRRRLLQLCSLYRAQFWALANELPARHGEYWWHHGASPALDDDPPRARLRPSLPLLKGKGASAGALENGSPVGPLENGCRGAVGPGAAAAGGRAGCAASNCEAKAMPLSQYCFNHILLDPKQQLYQPCAFPTRTSGAPDGEAICGNPVLRGITPLRCADHDPKSPKLIIDALKNVGIDLPLTSKSAPKLSLLISETVREIQMKRKLSIYGGKTAPSDMSLK from the exons ATGGACGagccccagccgccgccgcgcccgccggtgcagctcgccggcgcggcgcgcgacgcggagctccgcctcgccgcggCGCTGTCCCGTGAGGAGGtcctccgccggcgccggcgccgcctgctGCAGCTCTGCTCCCTCTACCGCGCCCAGTTCTGGGCGCTCGCCAACGAGCTCCCCGCCAGGCACGGCGAGTACTGGTGGCATCACGGCGCCAGCCCCGCGCTCGACGACGACCCCCCGCGCGCCCGGCTCCGGCCGTCCCTGCCGCTGCTGAAAGGGAAGGGGGCCAGTGCTGGAGCGCTGGAGAATGGGAGCCCCGTCGGGCCGCTGGAGAATGGCTGCCGCGGTGCCGTCGGCCCcggcgcggcggctgcgggcgggaGGGCGGGGTGCGCGGCCTCGAATTGCGAGGCCAAGGCGATGCCCCTGTCCCAGTACTGCTTCAATCATATCCTCTTAGACCCCAAGCAGCAGCTCTATCAGCCCTGCGCCTTCCCCACAAGGACAAG TGGCGCGCCAGATGGGGAAGCAATTTGTGGAAACCCTGTTCTGAGAGGCATTACTCCACTACGATGTGCTGACCATGATCCAAAATCTCCGAAACTCATCATAGATGCTTTGAAAAATGTAGGAATTGACCTGCCCTTGACAAGTAAGAGTGCTCCAAAATTGAGTCTCTTGATTTCTGAAACAGTCCGGGAAATTCAGATGAAAAGAAAGCTTTCCATTTATGGTGGAAAGACTGCACCTTCTGATATGTCATTGAAATGA